The Rhinoderma darwinii isolate aRhiDar2 chromosome 9, aRhiDar2.hap1, whole genome shotgun sequence sequence TACCTGCCGCTTCCCTGCCATCGTGCCATACGCTTTTTTTTGGTTGGTCTATAACAGCCTCAAGTGGTTGGCCCGGCGCCCGCACTTGGCCCTCTGGTGTCTGATGCACAGCCCCGCCAGTGAAAACCTTCCCCAGGATAATGATCAGGCATGTACTCTTAGAGATCTGCCAAACCATATGGAAAAAGAAGAAGAGCTCCTCTACTATTTTCtccactattatgggggcactgtgatatATTTCCTATTGAAAATAAAGTTGTGTGCATGTTTATGTAGCTATGTTTGGGCTTTTGTATATGCCTACCACTATATGTATTTTCCTACTCCTTGACGCTGTCCTTGCTGTATGTAGAGTACTTTGACGGAGTCATGGCTGTATTTGAAGCCGCCACAGTATGGCAGGTGCACCGCCACTAGTCTACAGTCTACATCACGGTTGACTATATACTCCTGTAAACAGAGATCTATGGATCTGCGCATGGGATTATCCAGACTGTGGAAGCAAATCCGTTCATACAATATATTAGGAGATCGTTTTTTTATTGCTGGTACTCCATAATATTGTATACCGGTACAACAAAACTGGAGATCATGGCCTAGAGTCTTAGCCATACTGTAAGCAGGTTGGATataggccatggacacctctggtTGGATGCCGCGTAGCCCGTACCTCATCTGAAATGAGAGAAACATCATGGGAAGTCCATATTATGTGACCTTATATCACTAGTCAAACAGGGTGCTCATCATGAAGCTTCTTCCGTAATTTACATCCTAACATTCTGTTCTCTTGTAGTTTCCATCACTTTCCCATGCTCAGAAGAGACACCCACGGACACACCGtaaagacccaaacatgctatgGGATTTTTTGAGCCTGCGTCCAGAAACCCTTCATGAGGTACCAGATATTGATATCATACATTGCTCAACAGGGTGTACTCAGCCACCCATTAACCTTATGCCAAGGTCAAGATGGGAGCGATCTCCTCACCTAGCACCTTTCTATTGTTGGGGCTCTACTAGAAGGTCAACTCTGTAGACCAAAAAAGACTTCTACTTCTGGACAGAATTGGCTTCTTCCTGGGGTAATCTCTGAAAACAAAGTTTGGTACAGAAAGAGGCAGTGAAGCTGAGTGGGTGATTTTCTTTATATCATTTGAGCAGACGAGCACTGGTGTGGGTGGATCAATTGGGTGCCTTAAAAGATAAagtgttttttggggggggggggggggagccctaTGTCTGTAGGCGCTGAGTCGTATTTTAGAGCACTATGGCTTGTGTTCTATGGTCATGATTGCTGTTTTATTTGGGCATTATGGCAGTGGGCATTGTGACAGGCAtaatgtggacactgtggctggtTTACTTTGTGCACTAAAGTTGTGGGCATTATCACTTGTATTATGAGGCACTATGGcagctattatatgggcactatgattggcattatgtgagcactatggctGGTTTACTTTATGCACTAAAGTTGTGGGCATTATCACTTGTAATATGGGGCACTATGGcatctattatatgggcactatgattggcattatgtgagcactatggctGGTTTACTTTATGCACTGAAGTTGTGGGCATTATCACTTGTATTATGGGGCACTATGGcagctattatatgggcactatgattggcattatgtgagcactatggctCACATTATGTGAGCGCtggatggtattatatgggcactgctgCTCTACTTGTGCACTATAGGTGATATTGTATAGGCACTCACAAGCTCTGATAGGTGTATATTTCAGGTGTATATGGATATTAATATTTATACAGACAAAGCCACTGTCTGAGATCTATGCAAAAAATTCTGACTAACTAGATTGTACAAGGACTAACTATAAATTTAATTTGGGTCAATGATTTTGTTTCGTAAATTAGTCATAGGATAATATTTTAATACCAGAACTCTTATCTGCACAGAACGCGGCCCTGTATAAAATGATCAGCTGCAATCTTCCATGACCACTGTCTTGGGTTTATGAAAAATAATATCCTTTGATACCAGAAAACGACTAATAATCCCTCATTCTGTCCACATGTAGGTCACCCACTTATTTACGGACAGAGGGATTCCTGATGGATTTCGATACATGGATGGATTTTCAAACCATGCTTTTAAACTGGTAAAtgcacaaggggaggctgtgtatgCTAAATTCCACTACAAGGTACGTATCTGACGCTCATATCATATTAATCTGTCACATCATAACTCAATACTCGTCCCATGACACTCTATAGTACTGGGATCCCTTTGCCACTGTTTTTCATAACTCGAAAAGCTGTATGTTGATTGGCTGGGACCCCAGAGATTTTGGAAGGAATAAGCAGCAGTTCCCTAATATATTATCTTTGTAATATATACTTTTTAGGTTCTAGAAAGTTGTTAGTGAATAAATTCCTAATTACAAATTCCATTATTTGCTGTGTTCCCTGGAGGATCCGGCCTATTTGTGCATTACACAGCCAaattattgacttcaatgggcacaaTGTAATGcagcatttctcctgtggtggcactgcagaggaaTTAAGTACTTGGACCAGGTCCCCCTGAagtttacagctgatcgctggaggtcccaacAGCAAGACCTCGTCTTATCAGAGTATTTTTGGTGGGCCCTTCCAATTAAAGGGATTGCCCAAAGCAGGTAAACGCTTAGAACTGCTCTggaaaagctgcactgtgatagatggttactagttttgataaattagGCTTAATGGCTGTACAAAGATCGCTCTAGTAATCAGACAATGCGCAGTAAATTGTTGTTGGAAAAAACTCTCGCAGAATGCAGTGCAGTATAGAGTATTGTGAAGTCAGGTAAACTGTTAGAGGCGTGTCTGTCAACAAACCGTTGACCGGTGTCAATGGCAACCAACACAACGGTATTGACGTTGAACCTACACCTTTAATAGTATCCTTCAGCCGACAAAAGACTGAATGGAACTCAGACTGCCTCCTACTGGAAATCATGTGTCATGTCATCTGAGTTCTTCTAATTGATAGGAAAATCATCAAGTGCAGCAGAGTCCAATTGCTCTTGcacatatatacaatatttatttttttattcaataaatcATATTCCTCTTACAATAAGCTTTTCTGTTCCCTCCAGTCTAACCAGGGGGTGAAATACCTGCCCAAAGAGGCTGCAAAGACTTTGGCTGGAAAAAACCCGGATTATGCAATTAAAGATCTGGAAGAAGCAATAACTAGGGGAGACTTTCCATCCTGGACTTTGTCGATCCAGGTCATGACCTTAGACCAAGCCAACGAGATGCCATTTAATCCTTTTGATATCACAAAGGTAAGAAAAGTATTGAACGGGTCATACTAGAAACTCAAAGTCATTCTGTTTATTTTGCACAATGGTTTGCCTTTTGTGAATGGACATTCTATAAGAAATGTATTTATACAGGCAGGAGTGTACACAGTCAACTGATGTCCCCCGTTCAAAAAGAGTGTGTGGCCCCCTTCCGTCAATTTACATCTTCtcatatttaaaatgaataatgactaaaaattatttttggtaatatccctggtggtctagggtaatgaAGGTGTTAATTGTAGCAGTGAGGGGGTTACTGATAACATTCCTGTTGGTCTAGGGCAGAGGCGGAGTTAAtattaacatccctggtggtctagggcagagacAGAGTTAATAataaaatccctggtggtctagggcagagacAGAGTTAATAataaaatccctggtggtctagggcagagacagagttaataataatatccctggtggtctagggtaatgagagtttttttaaataacattcCTGGTGGCCTAGGGCAGAGACGGAGataataataacatccctggtggtctaggacaatGGCAGTTTTTTGTAATAACatcactggtggtctagggcagagacGGAGTTagtaataacatccctggtggtctagggcagggatggTGTTAATAATAACATCCCTCGTGGTCTAAGGCAATGAcaggtttttatttaataaaatcccTGGTGGTTTGGGTCAGAGATGGTTTAACTTCCTGTACTAAAGGCTCCAACTGTTACTGTAGACGACTCTGATACACAGATAAGTGGCACTAGAAGTGTCTGTCAACCATATGCCTTTGGCTAAGCCAAGCAGGCATGTTAATGAGGGACTTGGAGATgatatctaatgtctatggctgACTTCAGCAATTTGCACACTTTACATTTTGTAACAGTATAATGCTTTATTGTACTGTACACAGTGTAATAACTTATAATAATTATAAATTACAGGTTTGGTATCACAATGAGTTCCCTTTAATACCAGTGGGGAAGATTACATTAAACAGGAATCCCATCAATTACTTTGCTGAAGTGGAGCAGATCACCTTCTCACCACATAACATGGCGCCAGGAATAGAGCCCAGTCCTGACAAGATTCTACTGGTAAGAAACTACTTGCTACATACCTATTACAATGTTATATGGAACCAGCTCTTAAttagtacaactcccagcatgctagaCATTACAAGGGTGTTATGGAGCCCGGCAGCTGAAGGGGGTCAGTTCCACTGTTAAAGGAGCCTCAGAGGTAAGAGGCACAGAGAGATCACAGAGTGATCGCCGGAAAAAGGATGAAATCCTAATGATTGGAGGGAAGGACATTACTGaatgtggaggaggaggaggaggaaagagtTAGTGAATGTTATAAAGACCATAATGATCATAACCTGTACCGGATTTACATCTCCAAAACctgttgtaatgatggggtagggagaaggacaagtgagccctaatctacccgcaacccagtccctgcctacttgcacggcccgccctaggcgacggcgtacaactgggcgacggtccctacactcaatatctgcacgacagacaacacaagacagggtacacagaagaaagggaagtggggcagttgcccacggcaacaccgtaagcaacaggagtagtgaacgagccgagtcaaaccaggagtgtacgtggtaacaaaagcagagcagaagaatagtagtcaatcaagccagggtcaatatgaagcaggtcaattgaaagcagcaggaacagcagagccaggaaccaagagaatcacaggcaaaggaccagcagcaaatgaaggtatacatagaccaagggcgggagctagaaccgtctggccaggcagttctcccactcctcagcctaccagcctgagtggtagcagatcgagtcactctagcagacctaggaacagatgcaggctgattaaccacgggcgtcgacacagaagctgtgtcaggcaaatcctttacacctgtAGGCTCAGATTATCTGGCGTTTTAGACTCCGCCCATCAAGTAGGCCACACCTACATACACTGCGGTGTATTTCACACATCTAGCACCCCCTGCTGGCTTCCCTTTGTCTTTTCCTGCGGAGGCATAATGTTTTGCTCCTGGGTCCCAATGTAATATCTATAAAAGGTACCGCACCTACCATGTGCCGTTTATAGTACCGCTGTCTACTCATATGGCAGAGTAGCATTGGGACCCTCTCAGGCACCCGTGCCTGGTTATGAATACTATCTCTGCACCCCCAGTCGTTATACCCCTGCCTCCCTGGGTGTGCGGCAGCACCATGAGTGCCtagttaacatatatatatatatatatatatatatatatatatacatcatttacatataaatacacactgTTCAGTTTATTCATATGTAAATTTTCCCTTCTATAGACACCCTTTCCCCAGGGATGCCTATAGGCACATGCCTACTGTGCCCAGAGGTATATCTGGCCCTGATTACAGACTTTCCATTTCCCAACTCGCTGCTGAAGGCGAACGGCTCCACCCCAAGTTAGTCCGAGTTGGTCTCACAATTTTTGCTCAAACACAAATCTTTGAATTTTGCTATTTCAGGTGACCTGCTAATAGACACATCATTATTATTTAGTATCTAtttattaattttaattttaatccCTTTAAGGGACGCATGCATGCCTACCCAGATGCTCAGCGGTATCGGCTAGGAGTGAATTTTGCACAGATTCCAGTAAACGCCCCCATCAGGTCTAAAGCAGCAAACGTTGAGAGAGATGGGGTCATGGCAATGGGTGACAATCAAGGTACAGTTGTTATATAGTGATTGTTCTCATGAGCTACTTTCATTTACTCATTTCATTCTGACTGATGTAATTCACATGTAGCTGGGGCCGGAttgaattattattaataataataatagattatAATGGGTCGGtcaaacccatttccatacaccctattagggaattttcaGTTACTAGAGgaaggtcctctgttcaggattctcatctcttggccagagtggagagccatTACAAAAAGCCTatctccctctggaggacctgtcctgtattacacagacaagacATTGATataaatgagcactgtgtaattcttcattttccctgtggtggcgctgcagggaaacataACACTgcaggtttctccacagattacagccgatcgctggggatcccagcagggggacactttgtgatcaacttattgccaagggacccttctaacaaataggGATTGTCCTGAGTGGGGAACCCCTTTAAGAGGGAAAACTCTTTTAAGACCAAACCTTTCCATATGTTATTAGGGCTTATGTAGGTAATAGATGAAGGTGCACTTCTTAAAAAAGACCTTCTATTAGCGATAGAACAGAGGTACAGAAATGTAATTGTGACTATTTTTTATATGCTCCCAAACatagaatatatataaaacatataaaatatgaTAGAAATATGAATGTTCCCAGTCTCTGGGCCTTATAATCTAAACACATTGTATTATTTTTAACTAAGGAAATGCTCCAAACTATTATCCAAACAGTTTTGGGGGTCCCCAGGAAAGACGTGAGTTCCTACAGAGCACATactgtctacatggggatgtGGCTAGATATGATGATTCAGAAGAAGATAACGTGTCTCAGGTAAATATATCCCATCTTGCTAAGTATCTTGtcggtggaaaaaaaaatctctgcatTTATTTTTAAACTAAGCACGGTTACAAAGTTTTGCAAGCCCAATAGCGTTTCGGGAATTGTCAGGGAGGGCAGGTCTTCCTTTCAATGCCGGGGGTCCGGTTGGGAGGATCTAGGAGCCATGTTAATAGGTGGGCTTGGGAAGGTGTTATTTAAAGGAATTGTTTAAGATTAGGCAAAAAGAcctgcttttatttattttttccccaaaacAGCGCCgctctatgggctgtgtctggtattgcagttcttaGTGTGTTTCAATTAAATAACCGCAGTGACCAATCCACCCTCTTCTATAATATGGATATTTCATGTTTGTGATTTATTTTCTTCCATTACGTGCTGAACATAGGCTGTGAGTTTGTCTCCTTGTAGTCCTTATCCTACAAGTCTTGTCCTGTCTGTCGATTCTCTTCCCAGGTGAGAAAATTTTATCTTGAGGTTCTGTCAGAGGAGGAGCGACAGAGACTTTGTGAAAATATTGCAGAAAGCTTGGCTGGAGctcaactttttattcagaagagAGCGGTAAGCTACAATTCTTGCACAACACCCAATGCAATGTTTCGTTTATACACAGTAGCCAATCTGGACAGgcaaagctgcagtgtaaagcatagggGAGTGCAAAAGCCTGAGCCTCTGATGAGACTGGAGTTGGATTTTAGACTAATTCAGACACTGAAGACTTAATAATCTGGTTGACCACTATCTGTGTTTTCAGGTAAAGAACTTCACAGACGTGGATCCTGATTATGGGCGCCGAGTGCTGGCTGAGCTGGATAAATTGGGAGTAGCCAAGCAGGTAACAACATGGCACATCAAACTGGAAATTTGGTAAAATACCAGCAAGCAGGCGTGGATTACCCCTGAAATCTACATCATATTTTTCTGGCTCAACTAATatttgtgtgaacataacctaaagcACTTGCAGGTTATATGGCTGCATACAAAGAAAAGGCAAGTTACATGGTTAAGTGTAGAGGGCAGGGAAATTACTTGGTggcatattgggggggggggcagggaaaTTACTTGGTGGCATATTGGGGGGGGGCAGGGAAATTACTTGATGgcatactgggggggggggaggtaaaTTACATGGTGGCATACTGGGGAGCAGGCAAGCTattccctgttcacatctgcgttaggggcctccatcacagataCCGTCGTTTTTGCCTCctgcactattttgtctggcaaaatgatGGATGTGACGGATCCCGTTGTTCTGCttctatgacggagcagaacaacgaaatccATGACAAAGATGGGAACACAGCCTAACttagtggcatatacagggagcaggCATGTAATTGGTGACATACAGAGGGGGCAGGCAAGTTACATGATGGCAATTAGAGTGGGCAGGCAAGTTACTTGGGGGCATACCCAGGGGACAGGACAGTTACTTGGGGGCGTGCAGAGAGGACAGGAGAGTTACTTGGGGGCATACCCAGGGGACAGGACAGTTACTTGGGGGCGTGCAGAGAGGACAGGAGAGTTACTTGGGGGCATACCCAGGGGACAGGACAGTTACTTGGGGGCGTGCAGAGAGGACAGGAGAGTTACTTGGGGGCATACACAGGGGACAGGAGAGTTACTTGGGGGCATACACAGGGGACAGGAGAGTTACTTGGGGGCATACACAGGGGACAGGAGAGTTACTTGGGGGCATACACAGGGGACAGGAGTGTTACTTGGGGGCATACACAGGGGACAGGAGAGTTACTTGGGGGCGTGCAGAGAGGACAGGAGAGTTACTTGGGGGCGTGCAGAGAGGACAGGAGAGTTACTTGGGGGCGTGCAGAGAGGACAGGAGAGTTACTTGGGGGCGTGCAGAGAGGACAGGAGAGTTACTTGGGGGCGTGCAGAGAGGACAGGAGAGTTACTTGGGGGCGCGCAGAGGGGACAGGAGAGTTACTTGGGGGCGCGCAGAGGGGACAGGAGAGTTACTTGGGCATAGAAAGGGGACAGGAGAATTACTTGGGGGCGCGCAGAGGGGACAGGAGAATTACTTGGGGGCACGCAGAGGGGACAGGAGAATTACTTGGGGGCACGCAGAGAGGACAGGAGAGTTACTTGGGGGCATAGAAAGGGGACAGGAGAGTTACTTGGGGGCGTGCAGAAGGGACAGGTGAGTTACTTGGGGGCGTGCAGAGGGGACAGGAGAGTTACTTGGGGGCGTGCAGAGAGGACAGGAGAGTTACTTGGGGGCGCGCAGATGGGACATGAGAGTTACTTGGGGGCATAGAAAGGGGACAGGAGAGTTACTCGGGGGCATGCAGAGGGCACAGGTGAGTTACTTGACACCACCTGCCTTTTGTGGCATTGTAAACGTATTTTCTAGGCTTTATTTTGCATTCCTACAGTAAATGTaattgccatatatatatatgtatcagaTGACGGCCCAATGTGGCTTTATATGTATtattactaattttttttatcGAAGGATGAATAACTTTTCTCTTTTGTTTTTAGGCACAAGTGCCGCAGACccatcagacccctatattacagAAGGTCACCCTACACTAAGCTGTCTAATCCTCTGCCACGTTATCCTCCCATAGGGTTACATATACCCACAGATATTCTCGCaagaaaagtgttttgttttttttggttgaGGAAACCCCCAAACTGCAATAATTGCTGATGACATCTCCTGTATGTCCTGTTGTTGTAAGATCTGGATTTAAAAGCATTGGACCAAAATTGCATCTATGACATTTCAAATTGTCTGGTCGATCGGTTCCTGCTGCTGCGACTCCCAACTAATTCCAAAAATAGGCCTGTGCCGACTATTAATAGCATAGGACTCCTACAGAATGTCAAAACCTGATCTGCCACAAGGTGGCAACATAATAGAAAAACACGGTTCTcccaaaaataattttaatatgaTCGATTCCATTGAAATGAACGGGAATAACAGATATTTTGGAGCACTTGGAGGTTCTTCAGGAGGGAAAGAATAGCACTTTTTAATTTGGCCTGTGCCCCAAAATACATGAGAATGAATAATTATTTTGGATATTTAAAGAGCTTACGATATTAAAATGCTATATTATGTCTgtctttacattttcttttttaacgATCATTCCCCCTTTTTTTGGGGTGGCTTAGATTCACTTACCTTTCCTATGTATGTAATGAATTGAGCGGTACCACTCTTATGACGATCTCTgtcgagtaaggccccatgcacacgaccatattttcatctatccgtaaatacggatccgtaataATCCGTAACTTATACGTATATTcggaacggtatccgcaaattTGGTccttagtgcatccgtatttgatccgtatatatggatccattaaaaaaaaagggaggctgcaaatgatgtcaccaacatgttgcatagcaatgcttcaGTAAATACGGACAGTTTACAGACGtacatccgtagctgtccgtatttacggaagcgcccataggcttctataggAGTCtcggtgccgtaattacggacaagaataggacaggttgtataattttttcagcacggacacccatccgtaaaaataccgaAAgacgtccgtggccaatagaaatgaatgggtccgtaattacggatgaaaaatacggtcgtgtgcctggGGCCTAAATTAGTATCGGAGTAATTTCTGAAAGAAGCAGCTCTTGGATTGGTTCTTCAGTACCACGTGATCTTTTACTCTTATTTCCGGCTTCTAGTTTCACCCAGTCAATTGGGGCAAAGAACGGATTCTTCCTTATTTGGAAAAAACGTATGAAATACATAAGAATGAGGAcatcagaaaataaataaaatctctgAGGCGTCCATCTTCCTTTCAGCTAGTAACCAATGAGTCTATGCTGATCACTGGCGATCTGTGacctcctaaggctgggttcacacgaccacattaacgtccgtaatggacggacgtatttcggccggaagtcccggaccgaactcagtgcagggagccgggctcctagcatcatagttatgtacgatgctaggagttcctgcctctctgcaggacaactgtcccgcactgtaatcatgttttcagtacgggacagtagttccacggagaggcagggactcctagcgtcgtacatcactatgatgctaggagcccggccccctgcagtgtgttcagtccgggacttgcagccgaaatacgtccgtccattacggacgttaatgtggtcgtgtgaacccagccttatattaaGGTTGGGGAGGAGTCATCAATGTAGTggacctgtgtattataacccc is a genomic window containing:
- the LOC142660192 gene encoding catalase-like yields the protein MAGRCLYNPHFQKTGQGAQGAQPEVLTTATGIPIGNKTSTLTVGPRGPLLLQDAVYIEEIAHFVRERIPERVVHARGAGAFGCFEITHDITRYCKAKVFGHIGKKTPVAVRFSTTTGESGTSDLVRDPRGFAVKFYTEQGNWDIVGNSTPIFFIRDPIMFPSLSHAQKRHPRTHRKDPNMLWDFLSLRPETLHEVTHLFTDRGIPDGFRYMDGFSNHAFKLVNAQGEAVYAKFHYKSNQGVKYLPKEAAKTLAGKNPDYAIKDLEEAITRGDFPSWTLSIQVMTLDQANEMPFNPFDITKVWYHNEFPLIPVGKITLNRNPINYFAEVEQITFSPHNMAPGIEPSPDKILLGRMHAYPDAQRYRLGVNFAQIPVNAPIRSKAANVERDGVMAMGDNQGNAPNYYPNSFGGPQERREFLQSTYCLHGDVARYDDSEEDNVSQVRKFYLEVLSEEERQRLCENIAESLAGAQLFIQKRAVKNFTDVDPDYGRRVLAELDKLGVAKQAQVPQTHQTPILQKVTLH